In the Pseudoliparis swirei isolate HS2019 ecotype Mariana Trench chromosome 19, NWPU_hadal_v1, whole genome shotgun sequence genome, one interval contains:
- the LOC130209821 gene encoding uncharacterized protein LOC130209821 isoform X1 produces MAAALRVILGVDNASKITLPNGMPDSVEALEEEVKRQFRLPGNIRLQYRDIEFDNEFVNLTEISEIKDKSTVKVIYSTDESDTTTHQPVEQWLNDSSLSTASDTDILSSTESTSSGSSLRSQPWPQHFQIPLFNYEVQIQLERANQAFLNSGTLLSPSPKLKSDILDGLASEIVKYKVYPSNSEFDDVAQALITKYPCLKEQGSVTGFYGWKISLKYKMANYRTRLRNIGCPELSINSVKEKRGAAGQSPNQVKRPKKAEVNFCPDYPAGETKESLEKERQALTSEVKKKNNHQLINSKMEKTFAYRRREVIEDMPFIAEFKNRWPALFSESQLNAEFTRITTIPLLSTFMAQLDHYSSQLMKVFKKKGGAAGRSISQIMAAMDQNPSIEVRRECILKGLCLYFNEDPDNLVKKCMDVDFAGLEKVVLGIYIVEQEGAEATDAPEDVGIIIEGCTVLQDLRDVANGCAALFGLIYSLNLSYPKDLRYTFEFFQRVLMGLDGNKLSTKVQVLKNKCFCIVD; encoded by the exons ATGGCTGCAGCACTGAGAGTTATACTTGGAGTAGACAACGCATCAAAAATAACGTTGCCCAATGGCATGCCAGATTCAGTAGAGGCTCTCGAAGAAGAAGTTAAAAGACAATTCAGATTGCCTGGAAATATCAGACTGCAGTACAGAGACATTGAATTTGACAATGAGTTTGTGAACTTGACAGAGATCTCAGAAATCAAAGACAAGAGCACAGTTAAAGTAATTTACTCAACAGATGAGTCGGACACAACCACACATCAACCTGTTGAACAGTGGTTAAATGACAGTTCATTGTCCACAGCATCAGACACAGATATACTTTCCTCCACTGAATCTACATCTTCAGGTTCTTCCCTTAGATCACAACCATGGCCCCAACATTTCCAGATTCCTCTGTTTAATTATGAGGTACAGATTCAGTTGGAAAGGGCCAATCAAGCCTTCCTGAACAGTGGTACTCTTTTGAGTCCAAGTCCCAAACTAAAGTCAGATATACTTGATGGTTTGGCATCAGAAATTGTCAAATACAAAGTTTATCCTTCAAATTCAGAGTTCGATGATGTTGCCCAGGCCCTGATAACAAAGTATCCTTGTTTAAAGGAGCAGGGATCAGTTACTGGCTTCTATGGCTGGAAAATTAGTTTAAAGTATAAAATGGCAAACTACCGCACAAGACTGAGAAACATTGGCTGTCCAGAGTTGAGCATCAACTCAGTCAAAGAAAAGCGAGGTGCCGCGGGTCAAAGTCCAAACCAGGTGAAAAGGCCAAAGAAAGCGGAGGTCAACTTCTGTCCTGATTACCCAGCAGGCGAAACCAAAGAAAGCCTTGAGAAGGAAAGGCAAGCGCTGACGtcagaggtgaagaagaagaacaaccatCAGCTAATCAAcagtaaaatggagaaaacctTCGCCTATAGGAGACGAGAAGTAATTGAAGATATGCCCTTCATAGCCGAGTTCAAAAACAGATGGCCCGCCCTGTTTTCTGAGAGTCAG CTAAATGCAGAGTTCACCCGCATTACCACAATCCCCCTGCTGTCAACCTTTATGGCCCAACTGGATCATTACTCCAGCCAACTGATGAAGGTTTTCAAAAAGaagggaggagcagcaggacgcAGTATCAGCCAGATTATGGCAGCCATggatcag AATCCAAGCATTGAAGTAAGGCGGGAATGCATCCTAAAAGGGTTATGCTTATACTTTAATGAAGATCCTGACAACCTTGTTAAGAAGTGCATG GATGTTGATTTTGCTGGACTGGAGAAAGTGGTTTTGGGCATCTACATTGTGGAACAGGAGGGAGCAGAGGCAACAGATGCACCTGAGGATGTCGGCATCATCATTGAAGGCTGTACAGTGCTGCAAGACCTGCGAGATGTGGCAAATGGCTGCGCAGCCCTGTTTGGCCTGATCTACAGTTTGAACCTGAGCTATCCCAAAGACCTGAGATACACTTTCGAGTTTTTTCAAAGAGTATTGATGGGATTGGATGGGAACAAGCTCTCCACGAAGGTGCAGGTCCTCAAAAACAAGTGCTTTTGCATTGTGGACTGA
- the LOC130209821 gene encoding uncharacterized protein LOC130209821 isoform X3, whose translation MAAALRVILGVDNASKITLPNGMPDSVEALEEEVKRQFRLPGNIRLQYRDIEFDNEFVNLTEISEIKDKSTVKVIYSTDESDTTTHQPVEQWLNDSSLSTASDTDILSSTESTSSGSSLRSQPWPQHFQIPLFNYEVQIQLERANQAFLNSGTLLSPSPKLKSDILDGLASEIVKYKVYPSNSEFDDVAQALITKYPCLKEQGSVTGFYGWKISLKYKMANYRTRLRNIGCPELSINSVKEKRGAAGQSPNQVKRPKKAEVNFCPDYPAGETKESLEKERQALTSEVKKKNNHQLINSKMEKTFAYRRREVIEDMPFIAEFKNRWPALFSESQLNAEFTRITTIPLLSTFMAQLDHYSSQLMKVFKKKGGAAGRSISQIMAAMDQNPSIEVRRECILKGMLILLDWRKWFWASTLWNRREQRQQMHLRMSASSLKAVQCCKTCEMWQMAAQPCLA comes from the exons ATGGCTGCAGCACTGAGAGTTATACTTGGAGTAGACAACGCATCAAAAATAACGTTGCCCAATGGCATGCCAGATTCAGTAGAGGCTCTCGAAGAAGAAGTTAAAAGACAATTCAGATTGCCTGGAAATATCAGACTGCAGTACAGAGACATTGAATTTGACAATGAGTTTGTGAACTTGACAGAGATCTCAGAAATCAAAGACAAGAGCACAGTTAAAGTAATTTACTCAACAGATGAGTCGGACACAACCACACATCAACCTGTTGAACAGTGGTTAAATGACAGTTCATTGTCCACAGCATCAGACACAGATATACTTTCCTCCACTGAATCTACATCTTCAGGTTCTTCCCTTAGATCACAACCATGGCCCCAACATTTCCAGATTCCTCTGTTTAATTATGAGGTACAGATTCAGTTGGAAAGGGCCAATCAAGCCTTCCTGAACAGTGGTACTCTTTTGAGTCCAAGTCCCAAACTAAAGTCAGATATACTTGATGGTTTGGCATCAGAAATTGTCAAATACAAAGTTTATCCTTCAAATTCAGAGTTCGATGATGTTGCCCAGGCCCTGATAACAAAGTATCCTTGTTTAAAGGAGCAGGGATCAGTTACTGGCTTCTATGGCTGGAAAATTAGTTTAAAGTATAAAATGGCAAACTACCGCACAAGACTGAGAAACATTGGCTGTCCAGAGTTGAGCATCAACTCAGTCAAAGAAAAGCGAGGTGCCGCGGGTCAAAGTCCAAACCAGGTGAAAAGGCCAAAGAAAGCGGAGGTCAACTTCTGTCCTGATTACCCAGCAGGCGAAACCAAAGAAAGCCTTGAGAAGGAAAGGCAAGCGCTGACGtcagaggtgaagaagaagaacaaccatCAGCTAATCAAcagtaaaatggagaaaacctTCGCCTATAGGAGACGAGAAGTAATTGAAGATATGCCCTTCATAGCCGAGTTCAAAAACAGATGGCCCGCCCTGTTTTCTGAGAGTCAG CTAAATGCAGAGTTCACCCGCATTACCACAATCCCCCTGCTGTCAACCTTTATGGCCCAACTGGATCATTACTCCAGCCAACTGATGAAGGTTTTCAAAAAGaagggaggagcagcaggacgcAGTATCAGCCAGATTATGGCAGCCATggatcag AATCCAAGCATTGAAGTAAGGCGGGAATGCATCCTAAAAGG GATGTTGATTTTGCTGGACTGGAGAAAGTGGTTTTGGGCATCTACATTGTGGAACAGGAGGGAGCAGAGGCAACAGATGCACCTGAGGATGTCGGCATCATCATTGAAGGCTGTACAGTGCTGCAAGACCTGCGAGATGTGGCAAATGGCTGCGCAGCCCTGTTTGGCCTGA
- the LOC130209821 gene encoding uncharacterized protein LOC130209821 isoform X2, translating to MAAALRVILGVDNASKITLPNGMPDSVEALEEEVKRQFRLPGNIRLQYRDIEFDNEFVNLTEISEIKDKSTVKVIYSTDESDTTTHQPVEQWLNDSSLSTASDTDILSSTESTSSGSSLRSQPWPQHFQIPLFNYEVQIQLERANQAFLNSGTLLSPSPKLKSDILDGLASEIVKYKVYPSNSEFDDVAQALITKYPCLKEQGSVTGFYGWKISLKYKMANYRTRLRNIGCPELSINSVKEKRGAAGQSPNQVKRPKKAEVNFCPDYPAGETKESLEKERQALTSEVKKKNNHQLINSKMEKTFAYRRREVIEDMPFIAEFKNRWPALFSESQLNAEFTRITTIPLLSTFMAQLDHYSSQLMKVFKKKGGAAGRSISQIMAAMDQDVDFAGLEKVVLGIYIVEQEGAEATDAPEDVGIIIEGCTVLQDLRDVANGCAALFGLIYSLNLSYPKDLRYTFEFFQRVLMGLDGNKLSTKVQVLKNKCFCIVD from the exons ATGGCTGCAGCACTGAGAGTTATACTTGGAGTAGACAACGCATCAAAAATAACGTTGCCCAATGGCATGCCAGATTCAGTAGAGGCTCTCGAAGAAGAAGTTAAAAGACAATTCAGATTGCCTGGAAATATCAGACTGCAGTACAGAGACATTGAATTTGACAATGAGTTTGTGAACTTGACAGAGATCTCAGAAATCAAAGACAAGAGCACAGTTAAAGTAATTTACTCAACAGATGAGTCGGACACAACCACACATCAACCTGTTGAACAGTGGTTAAATGACAGTTCATTGTCCACAGCATCAGACACAGATATACTTTCCTCCACTGAATCTACATCTTCAGGTTCTTCCCTTAGATCACAACCATGGCCCCAACATTTCCAGATTCCTCTGTTTAATTATGAGGTACAGATTCAGTTGGAAAGGGCCAATCAAGCCTTCCTGAACAGTGGTACTCTTTTGAGTCCAAGTCCCAAACTAAAGTCAGATATACTTGATGGTTTGGCATCAGAAATTGTCAAATACAAAGTTTATCCTTCAAATTCAGAGTTCGATGATGTTGCCCAGGCCCTGATAACAAAGTATCCTTGTTTAAAGGAGCAGGGATCAGTTACTGGCTTCTATGGCTGGAAAATTAGTTTAAAGTATAAAATGGCAAACTACCGCACAAGACTGAGAAACATTGGCTGTCCAGAGTTGAGCATCAACTCAGTCAAAGAAAAGCGAGGTGCCGCGGGTCAAAGTCCAAACCAGGTGAAAAGGCCAAAGAAAGCGGAGGTCAACTTCTGTCCTGATTACCCAGCAGGCGAAACCAAAGAAAGCCTTGAGAAGGAAAGGCAAGCGCTGACGtcagaggtgaagaagaagaacaaccatCAGCTAATCAAcagtaaaatggagaaaacctTCGCCTATAGGAGACGAGAAGTAATTGAAGATATGCCCTTCATAGCCGAGTTCAAAAACAGATGGCCCGCCCTGTTTTCTGAGAGTCAG CTAAATGCAGAGTTCACCCGCATTACCACAATCCCCCTGCTGTCAACCTTTATGGCCCAACTGGATCATTACTCCAGCCAACTGATGAAGGTTTTCAAAAAGaagggaggagcagcaggacgcAGTATCAGCCAGATTATGGCAGCCATggatcag GATGTTGATTTTGCTGGACTGGAGAAAGTGGTTTTGGGCATCTACATTGTGGAACAGGAGGGAGCAGAGGCAACAGATGCACCTGAGGATGTCGGCATCATCATTGAAGGCTGTACAGTGCTGCAAGACCTGCGAGATGTGGCAAATGGCTGCGCAGCCCTGTTTGGCCTGATCTACAGTTTGAACCTGAGCTATCCCAAAGACCTGAGATACACTTTCGAGTTTTTTCAAAGAGTATTGATGGGATTGGATGGGAACAAGCTCTCCACGAAGGTGCAGGTCCTCAAAAACAAGTGCTTTTGCATTGTGGACTGA
- the ube2d2 gene encoding ubiquitin-conjugating enzyme E2 D2 — MALKRIHKELNDLARDPPAQCSAGPVGDDMFHWQATIMGPNDSPYQSGVFFLTIHFPTDYPFKPPKVAFTTRIYHPNINSNGSICLDILRSQWSPALTISKVLLSICSLLCDPNPDDPLVPEIARIYKTDREKYNRIAREWTQKYAM; from the exons ATGGCTCTGAAAAGAATTCACAAG GAGTTGAACGACTTGGCACGGGACCCGCCGGCCCAGTGTTCTGCAGGCCCAGTAGGAGACGACA tgTTTCACTGGCAAGCCACAATAATGGGACCC AATGACAGTCCTTACCAGAGTGGGGTTTTCTTCTTGACCATTCACTTCCCCACAGACTACCCCTTCAAACCGCCAAAG GTTGCATTTACCACGAGAATCTACCACCCTAATATCAACAGCAACGGCAGCATTTGTCTTGACATCCTGCGATCACAGTGGTCTCCGGCTCTCACCATCTCCAAAG TCCTCCTGTCCATCTGCTCTCTGCTGTGTGACCCGAACCCGGACGACCCCTTAGTACCCGAGATCGCCCGCATCTACAAGACGGACAGGGAAAA GTACAACAGAATAGCTCGGGAATGGACACAAAAGTATGCAATGTAG
- the zgc:110843 gene encoding CDGSH iron-sulfur domain-containing protein 1, with product MTSPSLAAMPRPGFTLSKEHFVVALPVAVVAAVGGFLVSHYLSGQSCKKGLVNTTISKDSPKVVHSFDMEDIGTKAVYCRCWKSKKFPYCDGAHAKHNDETGDNVGPLIIKQKDA from the exons ATGACAAGCCCAAGTTTAGCAGCGATGCCCAGACCGGGATTCACGCTATCCAAAG agcaCTTTGTGGTCGCGTTGCCGGTTGCGGTGGTAGCGGCCGTCGGCGGTTTCCTCGTCAGCCATTACCTGAGTGGGCAGAGCTGTAAAAAGGGCCTGGTGAACACGACCATCAGTAAAGACAGCCCCAAAGTGGTCCACAGCTTCGACATGGAGGACATCGGCACCAAGGCGGTGTACTGCCGCTGCTGGAAGTCAAAGAAG TTCCCTTACTGCGACGGAGCCCACGCCAAGCACAACGACGAAACCGGGGACAACGTGGGGCCGCTGATCATCAAACAGAAGGACGCTTAG